The genomic stretch TGGGCATCATGCAGGTCCGCCCCTCCACGGCCCTCGGCAAGAACGTCAATGTCAAAGATTATGAAACCCTTGAGGGCAATATCCATGCAGGCACCAAGTACCTGCGTCACCTCATGGACACCTATTTTCAGGATGTACCCGAGGAAAACCGTATCGACTTTGCCCTGGCCGCCTACAATGCCGGACCCAACCGGGTAAAGCGCCTTCGCGACAAGGCCAAACGGATGCAGCTTGATCCGAACCAGTGGTTCGACAATGTTGAATGGGCTGCGTACCGGGATATCGGTGCAGAGACACCCACGTACGTCGCCAACGTGCAGATGTACTACGCCACCTACAAGTCGATCTATCGGGTATACAAAAGAAAGAACATCTAGCCCGAGGGCTGCGGCAGAAAATCCCACTCTTTGCGACGAAGGAGCGAGTAAGACCGCATGCCATGGACCATCTCGGCAAGAGGCGAGGCCCCGGTCCTGACAAAGCACCCGAGGGCAGCGGTTCCGGTATAGCGCATGGAAAGAAACAAGGCCCAGCGCAGGCGATCCGACGCCTTGAGTTCGGGGACGATCTCCCTGTGCAGGCGGCGGGAATACAAAGGACCAGGCGATATACGCTTGGCTTCGGCCTCAAGAATACTCTCTCCGGCGAACAGTCCGGTGCACAGGGCGAAAAATATGCCCTCACCAAACAGGGGCTCCACAAACCCGCCTGCATCACCGGCCAGCATCAGTCGTTTGTGGACAGGGTCACTTATGTAGTTGCCATACGGCAGTGGATGCCCATGCAACGTTCCTACAAGCGATCGATCTACGCCAAGTTTGGCTAAGTAGTCCTCGAAGAGGACTGAAAAATTTTCCTTGTTGCGACGCAACCCGCAAATTCCGACAATCACACGGTCCTTGTTGGGGAAGACCCAACCGTATCCGGCATCGAGAAATCCCACATACAACTCGGGGAACGAGACCTCGCGAGGGAAGGCGTCCTTTGGCAGAGCAACCTCAATGGCCGGGGCCATCCCCTCTCTGAAGCGCTTTCTATCATGCCGTGGATGCGATGCCCGCAAAGTGGAATTGGCGCCATCAGCGCCGATTACATGCTTGCCACGCAGGGTGTCCCCATTGCTCAGAACAACCTCCCCCGCCTCGGGATCACAAGCAGTAACAGCAGTACCGAGAATGGATTTGGCTCCAGCCTGTTCGGCCAGTTTCAGCAGATGGGCGTCAAAGGCCGAGCGATCCACAAAATGGAACGGATACGGCAATTCGCCTTCGGCAAGGACGGTATCAAATGATTTGATTGCGTATAGGTCGGACGCGTAATTGATGATACCCTGTTCGGTCAGACTCGTAGCGCTCTCCTGAAACGCGACCTCCAGCAGCTTGACTGCTTTCCAGGTCAACAGTCCGCCACAGAGCTTCTTGCGCGGAAAACAGGCACGATCAACCATGACAACGTCCAGCCCGCGACGAGCCAGAGTGACAGCAGCGGCTGTTCCGGCCGGGCCACAACCTACAATAATGACATCATGTTCACTTAACATAGCATCTCTCCAATGGAACGAATCTCGTACACCGGAGCAACTGTCATGGGCAAGAAAAATACAGCACGCCTTTTGACGTAACGTGCGGATATCCCCTAGGAGTTTATCAGCGAGTTGAAATCTTTGCCTTCCTTCTTGAGTCGCCGATACACTTTGATATCCTTGTTCATCTTGTAGAGAACCGCATCAACCAAACGATCCCGCGTCACCCGCTTGCCGGGCGTCGAGATCGTTCCGTTGTTCTTCACCGTCATCAACACCTCAAAGACCACCTGCGTACTCCCGATGACCTTGCGGTATTCATCATCAACAGAAGTGATAATGACAACTTTCTCCAACAAATCGTTGTGTTTTCTGATCGTGTCAATGAGTCGGTCGACTTCTTTCTCTTCAAACTCGGTACTCTTGAGCGCCCCTTCAAAATAGACTTTGTTCTGGGCCTTTTGGCTGAAAACCGACTCACCTTTCTGGATGAAATCGAGATTGAAAAAAATAACAACCACGACCACGGCCATGAGGATGATGACAATGTTCTTCACCACTTCCTGCTGCCGTCTGTTCTTTGCTTTCATTCTTCTCTTCTTGTTTGTCTGATGACCGGCGACTACAGGTCTCGTTTGCAGGCAAGGGGCATGCGCCAGCCAGTGCCGAAGGAACGGGGGGTCAGTTTGATGCCCGGTGCGGCCTGACGGCGCTTGAATTCGGCAAACCGGACCAGTCCCAGCACATACTCCACTGTGGATGCGTCATATCCGGCAGCCACGATCTCGCGCTGGGACATGTGCCGCTCGATATGCAGGGCAAGGATGCCATCCAGCACCTCGTACGGCGGCAGGGAATCCTCGTCCTTCTGATCCGGACGCAATTCAGCAGATGGCGGCTTGGTGATGATCGCCTCGGGAATATTCGGCCCGACATGCTCGTTGTACCAGCGGGACAGGGCAAAAACGCCGGTCTTGTCAACATCGGAAATCACGGCAAAACCACCGGACATGTCACCATAAATGGTGCAATACCCCACGGCCAGTTCACTCTTGTTCCCTGTTGTCAGCAGCAGGGCCCGGGTCTTGTTGGAAAGCGCCATGAGCAGATTGCCCCGAATACGGGACTGGATGTTTTCCTCGGTGGTGTCCGGGGCCAGACCGGCAAACGGCTCGGCCAAGGTCTCGAAAAATTGCTCCATGATCGGCCCGATGGGCAGGGTGATCGCTTCAATGCCAAGGTTTTCCGTCAGTTGCAGGGAATCATCGATGGACCCCTGACTTGAATACGGAGAAGGCATGAGCACGCAGGTCACATTGTCGGCCCCCAGCGCTTCCACTGCGACAACAGCGGTGAGTGCCGAGTCGATGCCGCCGGACAAGCCGATGACAGCTTTCTCAAAGCCCGACTTGTGGACATAATCACGGGTACCGACCACCAATGCCCGCCATGTTTCCGCTTCGCGGGAAAAATCATCGTCAGCCACGGAATTGCGACTTTCACAATCGACCACCACAACCGCCTCGTCAAATCCCGGGGCGCGGGCCGTCAGTTGACCACGAGAATCGAAAGCGCAGGAGCGCCCATCAAAGACGAGGTCATCGTTACCGCCCATCTGGTTGACGTACACCAGCGGGGTCGAATATTTTCTGGCTACAGCACCGAGCATGTCCTCGCGCAACCCCTGTTTTCCCAGAAAAAGAGGTGAAGCCGACAAATTGACGATATAATCCGGTTTGTGTGCCGCAATGGCTTCAAGGGGATCGTGCGTATACGCCCGTGTATCCCAATAGTCCTTGTCGTTCCAGGCGTCCTCGCAGATGGTTACTCCGATTTTCCTGTCACCCACCTTGATGAGGTTGGTGTCAGCAGCACCCGCAGGAGCCGGTTCAAAGTATCGCGCTTCGTCAAAGACATCGTAAGTCGGCAGCAGGCTTTTTCGTATGATCTGATCCACTGCACCTTTGCGACAGAGAAAGGCGCAGTTGAAAACCGGCTTACCGTGGCCAGTCTCATTTTTTACCACACCGCCCAGCAGCAGCGGGACATCACCGACGGATGCGGCCAGTTCCTTTGCTGTCTCGGCAGCCTTTTCCACGAATCCCGCATAGAGCAGAAGGTCTCTGGGCGGATACCCTGTCAGGGCCAGTTCCGAGGTGACGCATAGCTCGGCACCACCATCCACGGCCTCTTCATAGGCAGCCCGGATGCGTGCCGCATTGCCTGTGAGATCTCCCACTGTGGGGTTGAGTTGCAAAACACCGATTTTCATGGCGTCTCAATACGACAATACCGCCCCCCCGGCAACCTCCAAACAACGGGATTTACCCAGCCCACCTTGACAATCGTGTTGTTGAAGGCCATTTTCACGAACAGTCCTCCGAACCCGGGCGTCAATCGAGCAACCAACACCACACAACCACATGGATAACAGCAAACTCTCCACCCTGGTCGAACTCGGACTCCTGTGCCGGGGTGACTCCATCCCCGCATCAACGGACGGCGCCACCACTACGGACTCCCATGACTACCGGACCCATCACCAACTTCTCCGGTACCAGAATCACAACTTCCAGTACCCATTTGCCGACCGCACCCTGCCCGCATACGAGTTGCTGCCTGAATCCATGACCATGGAAGAAGCCATGGGCCGCACCCGATGCATCTGTCTGCTCGGCGCTTCAGATACACCGCAACTTCGACGCAGCCTTGAAAATCCAGAAACGATCACACTGATCTTCGAACCTGACGAGGTCGTGCTGGCAAAATTTCTGGAGACCGTACCACCAGCTCTTCTGGCTGCACACAGTGGGTTCATTTTTTCCGGTGATCCATTCACTCTCTCCCCCTCCCTTCAGGACAGCCTCCCTGCGAACATGTTCAAGCAGGGACCACCCGCTGTTTTCCAGACCAAACGCATTGCCACGCACTACGATCAGTGGGCCACATCACTAACAGAATACCTCGAAATTCTTCACTTTCGGCATGCAGTCCACCCCATCTGCGGCCAAAAGTACCTCTTCTCGCGCCCCTTACGGACCATCAAGCGGGGGCTGACGTACGACCAGCAGTTGCACCTTTACGAAAATATCCCAGATTATCTCACCAGTCCTGACATTTCGGCACTGGAAAACGTCTTTGACGGACAAACGGCCATCCTTGTCGCAGCCGGACCAGAGCTTCCCGACGCATTCGACTATATCCGCGCCAACCGGAGTCGGGCGGTGGTCATCTGTGTGAACAACGCCCTCAAGCCACTGGCTGAAGCGGGTATTCGCCCGCACTTCACGGTCATCAATGATACGTCACTCGATTCTGGGAACGTTTTCCAGCATGTCCCGCCCCTTCCAGGTACCATCCTCGTGGGACACTGCCTGTCCGACCTCGGGCGCGGACTCTTTGGCAAGAAGTTTATCATGGACGACCACAAGCCCGACACTTTTGGCGAACGTCCCACTCTGGACAACCATGGCTCCGTGATCTCCACGGCTTTTTCACTGGCCCGACACATGGGGTGTACGTGTTGTGTCATCGTGGGAGCCCAGCTCGCCTCCCGTGACCCATGGAGACTAGCTTACGCCAAGGGAACCACTAACCACACGGATTCCATCTGCAACCGCCCTCTTATCCATAAAAGCCCGCAACTGTATCCTGTCTCCACTCCTCACGGACACACGCTCTATACCACCCTGAATTTCCGCGATGCAGCGCTGTGGCTAACCGAAGAGATACGCCTGTCGGGAATCGAATGCATCAACACTTCCAAGAAAAGCATCCTTTACGGCAGAGGCATAACCTACGACCCGAAACCAGCCATCAACGGCGAACCGGTCAATCAGGTCATCGCCTCGCTGTTCCAATCGGAACCACCCCGTATCGATCGAACCACAGTGGATGATTATGTGAAAAAGGGAATCGCCCACTGGGCTGGACTCAACCATTTCGCAAAGGAATTGTTGCAGGATGAAACCGTGGGGCTGGCCCTCAAAGGGGCCGCAATCCGAGAAAAACTGGATGCCAACAACACCACCTTCCTGTTGGAGCGATCCAGAATATTTCGTAATGACCACTTCCACGCCATGGCATTCTCCGACGATCCGCTCCAACAGGCTGCGGGATATCGATACTACTTTGAGCAACTTCAAAGGATGTGCACGAACTTTCTGGAAGCACTAGCACGTTCGGAGCAGACGATACGTCACATGGAGCGAACATAATACCGGCTCACGCTTTGGACTAATTTAACCAACTCGTTTCTCCACTCGTTATTCACGTAAAGCAGAATCCAGTTGAGGATTGGCACCGACAACAAACGGAACTTGGCGACAATGCGACCTTGGGGTAAATGTACTCCATCAAGCGCCCGAGGAGCCCATGCACGATACTGTTACTTTCCATCACCCGGAGCCAAAACCCGCGACCACTCGCATCTGGCCGGTTTTCCTGCCGTTTGCCGGATGTCCGTATCGTTGTGTTTTTTGTGCGCAGGACAAGCAGACCGGACAGATGGAAACAGAGCTTGGCGCGATGCTGGAGTCCATGAACCGCGAACTGGCCGAGGCCGCGGAACAAGGGAAGGGACCATATGAACTCGCCTTCTACGGTGGCACATTCACAGCCCTGCCTGCTCCGTGGGCCATGCGTTTTCTTGAGGCGGCCACACATTTCCGCAACATCGGCCTGATCACCCGTGTTCGCTGCTCCACGCGGCCTGACTGCATCGACGAAAAGACCATCCACACGTTACGAAAAGCCGGTCTCGACATGATCGAACTGGGCGTCCAGTCATTTGACGATGCTGTACTGCAGGCTTCCGGCCGGGGATATTCGGGCGAAACGGCCCGCAAAGGATGTGAACTGGTCAAGGCCGGTAACATGGCCCTCGGCATTCAGCTTCTGCCCGGACTGCCGGGCGATCGTGAAGGGGTGTTTCAAGAGGATGCGCACATCGCTGCGACCCTCAAACCCGAAATAGCCCGTGTCTACCCTTGTCAGGTCATCGACGGCACCCCGCTGGCAACCATGTGGCGACGAGGTGATTTCACGCCATGGGAACTGGAGAGAACCAAGGAGGAGCTTGCCGAGGCGCTTCTCACTTTCTGGGGGCACCATGTTCGGGTCATCCGATTGGGACTTCCACCGGAGCCTGCCCTGTCCGAACATGTTCTGGCCGGTCCTCAGCACCCGGCCCTCGGCCAATCCGCGCGCGCATTGGCGCTCCAGTCAATCATCCGCAGCCAGTTGGATTGTTTAGGGGGCGCACCTGGATACATGGAAGTACCCCGCAGGTATCAGGGTGAATTATTTGGTAATGCAGGTGAACTGAAGGCGTCCTACGCGGCAATGGGCATCACCAGACAAAGCATTCGTTATGTGGAAACAGAACGATTTTTACTCCGTAAAGAGCATTGATCCGACATCGGATCACCCTGTCCACCCAAGCCATCCACGTCCTCAGCGGCATGGCTCCGACTCAAAACGGTGGCACCCCATATCCCATTTGTCCAGCCGCAAACCAGAGTCAACCCTCTTACGTTTTCTGCCTGGAACTCAATACGCTTACAGAATCTGATTATTATAATATAGGTAACAGTTCAATGGAGCTATATTTCCTTCCACTATAAGCAATCTGTATTTCAACTTTGCTGGGAGGATTTTCCATGCGATTGGCAGACATTCCAATTGGAGTCAAAATAGTCAGCGGATTCGCCTTGATCATTATCATTTTTCTGGCTGCCGGTTTCTTTGTGGACCTGTCTCTAAGAAAGATGTCGGGGAGTTCTTCCGTCGTTGAAGCGGCATTGGACATGGGCATGTCCGTGCGAAAAGACATGCAGTATGTGACCGAACTTTCCGAAGCTGAAGACAAAGATCAGCTAGATCAGGGCTGGGCTAAACATGCTCGTTCCGTGAAAGAATTCGATATGCTGGCCGACGCCATCATGAACGGATTCAGCGATGATAAAAAAACTATCGTGGCAACGGAAGACCCGGCAATCCGAAAAGACATTCCCGAAATAAACAAGTTCTACGGAACGGATTTCGAAGCATTGGTTCGTCGAGTCCACGAACTCAAGCTGGAATCATTTGAGTCTGAAAAGAACCGTGAATCAGCTATGCAAACGATGGAAGAGGCCTTCAGGACGGTCATCAACCTGACGGAAGAATTCAACGAAGCCACCAACCAACGCATGGATACGCGCCTCAACAACGGCGAGGATGCATTCGATATTCTTTCTGTCGAAGTTTCCTGGATCGACATGGTCAACAATATCCGGTTCAACATCAACCGGGCACGCATTGCCCTCGAAGAGTTCGTCCAGGCAGAATCGATGGATACCGCTGATGCAGTGGAGGAACGCTATCTCGCTACCGTCAAGGAGTTCGATGAAATCATAACAACTCTGGACAAGGGCGGCATGTTTCAAAGCGAAGTCGTACAGCCGCTCAATGTCCCTGAACTGCGGGAGTTGATGACACGACTCGACGACACCCACGACGAGATATTCCAGACCGGTGCTTCCGGGGTGATGAAGGCCCACCGCAACTATATAGATGTCATGAACCGAGTCGAAGTGAACGACAACGAGACCAAGGAAGGCGGCAGAGAGCTGGGAGATCGGATCACGACTGTGGAAATGGCAGCCAGAGAAAACATGAACACCATGAAGGAGCAGTCACGAATTGCTTTATATGCAAGCATTGGTATTGCCCTTGTTCTGGCTCTGGTCATCGGCGTTTTCCTTTCCAAGATCATAACCAAGCCCCTCAACGTTGCCGTACAGGCTTCCCGCAAGCTGGCTGACGGCGATCTCAGCTCAGACATCGACAGCCCGGGCAGCGATGAGACAGGCAGGATGCTCGGTGCCATGAGCGAGATGATCCTGCGCTTGCGCGAGGTCGTGTTCAATATCAACGGGGTCATCGACAATGTTGCCTCGGGCAGTGAACAGCTTTCCGGATCGGCAGAATCCCTTTCGCAAGGGGCCACCGAGCAGGCTGCATCCATTGAGGAGCTTTCAGCTTCCATCGTGCAGGTGACCTCTTCCATTGCCCGCAACGCCGACAGTTCGCAGGAAACCGCCAATATCGCCAATGGTGTGGCCGGCAAGGCCAGTGACAGTGGCAAGGCGGTCACCGAAGCCGTGGGTGCCATGAAGGAAATTGCCGACAGGATCACGATCATCGAAGAAATCGCACGGCAGACCAACCTGCTGGCACTGAACGCAGCCATCGAAGCCGCTCGTGCCGGAGAACATGGTAAGGGATTTGCCGTTGTCGCCGCCGAAGTTCGCAAGCTGGCGGAACGAAGCGGAACAGCCGCAGCAGAGATCAGCGAGCTTTCCACCTCCACCGTCACCGTGGCCGACCGGGCAGTGACCATGCTCGACGAGCTGGTACCTGAAATGAGACCTCTGCGCATCCCCTTTTCGCGTCCGTGCCTTGCGCTCCGCACCCAATTTGATGTTCTGACCGCACCCCAGCTTGGGCTCATTCCCGGCCTTTTCCTGCCATTTCTGGCCGAAATGCCGGATTTTGGACGCACCTCTCCCTTCAGGCTCGCGCCAGTCGAACAGCTTTTTTCAAATTGAACGCCATGGCGAGGATGTGGAACTCTCCCTCCACCTTCTCACGACCCACGTATCGGGACCGAAAGAATGCGTAGCCACGTTTGAGTGTGCCGAAGGCCCGCTCGACTATTTGCCGAATGCTGCTGATGTCACGGTTGCGGGTCTTTTCGAAGTCTGTCAGCCTGCCGCCACGAGGCGTCTTGTCCATGGTTCCGTCCTCCAAATCGCGATCAAACAGAATGTCCCGGTTCTTCCCGCTGCAATAGCCCTTGTCCGCATAAACCCGTGCGCCGGGATCAAGGCCGACGCCATTCACGAGCCGCTCGAATTCGCCCGTGTCCGAATGGTTCGCGGGAGTGATGTGACCACAGAGCAGAAACCCGTCTCGACTGTCCGTCGCGGCATGGAGCTTGTAGCCGTAATAGGCCCGATTTCTCTTGCGGAGCCAGGCCGCCTCCTCGTCATCCGAATAGCTGACCCGGCAGTCCACCGGCCCATCCTGTTCTTCGGCGTCCTCGGAACGGTCCTCAGGCATCACGTCGATAACCTTGCGCGGCCGCCGCTGCGACTCGACTACCGAGGCGTCCACCACGGCTCCCTCACGGACAAGAAGCCCTTGTCCTTCAAGCTGGCGGTTAAGCATGTCGAGCAAGGAGTCCAGCACCTTCAGGCGGATCAAACCGTTACGGAAACGGCATATGGTGGTCTCGTCCGGCACGTCGTCCTCGATGGAAAAACCGGTAAATCTGACAAAGGAGAGCCGGTCGAGCAGCGCCTGCTCCACGCCCGGATCACTCAGGTTGTACCAACGCTGCAAGAGCAGAATCTTGAACATCGCCAGAGGCGGATAGGCGGGATTGCCCACGGCGTTGGCCTTGCGCCTGATCTTCTTGCACAGAAAGGCGTTGATGGGCTGCCAGTCGATGAGTTCGTTGATCTCATCCAGAAATGTGGTCTTGGTTCTGCGGTGCCCCAGGAAGTAATCACCCAACCGAGGTCCTTTCTGCCGAATAGCCATGCCTTCCTCCTTTGGATGGAGAAATAATAGCATAATAAATCAAATAGTTAAAGAGTAAAAGTGTGGGATTTGCCGTGCAGAGGTCTCGAAATAGAAAAGACCTCGGAACTGATCGATTCCATCAACGCCACGTGCGAAGAACAGGATATTGCCATCAAACAGATCGGCAGTGCCGTTTCCCAGGTGGAAACCGCAACGCAGACCACGGCGTCGGCCTCAGAGGAAGTCGCATCCACATCAGAAGAATTGGCAGCCCAAGCCGAATCGCTGAATCAGATGATGGCGTTCTTCAATTGCGGTGACTCACTCAACTCCATGGATTGTGCAGCTCCCAAAGCCCTCCCGGCAGGAAGCGACTATTAATTGAAAACAACACTCCTCCCCAACCATGTGGAAGCGATCATCATTTCGAGCAATGGTGGTCGCTTCCCCTCTTTCTGCCCCGGAAAAGGGCTGGACCGTGACCCGAAAAACCGCTATTTACCACTCTCAGTCCGTGCGCGGACACGTTACCTCTAAATATGTCTCCTACGAGAGAAGCAGAGAACAGCGAATGCCTGAATTGTTTCGTGCGGCCAAAGCCGCGACCATGACCCCCGATGCGCCCGTTATCGAAGACGCAGCCATCATCGCCCATCAGGGCATTATCCGGGAGGTCGGCACCTACCGCGACCTCGCCCCCTCTTTTTCCGGCACCATCACCGACCTTGGCGATATCACCCTCA from Pseudodesulfovibrio profundus encodes the following:
- a CDS encoding NAD+ synthase → MKIGVLQLNPTVGDLTGNAARIRAAYEEAVDGGAELCVTSELALTGYPPRDLLLYAGFVEKAAETAKELAASVGDVPLLLGGVVKNETGHGKPVFNCAFLCRKGAVDQIIRKSLLPTYDVFDEARYFEPAPAGAADTNLIKVGDRKIGVTICEDAWNDKDYWDTRAYTHDPLEAIAAHKPDYIVNLSASPLFLGKQGLREDMLGAVARKYSTPLVYVNQMGGNDDLVFDGRSCAFDSRGQLTARAPGFDEAVVVVDCESRNSVADDDFSREAETWRALVVGTRDYVHKSGFEKAVIGLSGGIDSALTAVVAVEALGADNVTCVLMPSPYSSQGSIDDSLQLTENLGIEAITLPIGPIMEQFFETLAEPFAGLAPDTTEENIQSRIRGNLLMALSNKTRALLLTTGNKSELAVGYCTIYGDMSGGFAVISDVDKTGVFALSRWYNEHVGPNIPEAIITKPPSAELRPDQKDEDSLPPYEVLDGILALHIERHMSQREIVAAGYDASTVEYVLGLVRFAEFKRRQAAPGIKLTPRSFGTGWRMPLACKRDL
- a CDS encoding methyl-accepting chemotaxis protein, with protein sequence MRLADIPIGVKIVSGFALIIIIFLAAGFFVDLSLRKMSGSSSVVEAALDMGMSVRKDMQYVTELSEAEDKDQLDQGWAKHARSVKEFDMLADAIMNGFSDDKKTIVATEDPAIRKDIPEINKFYGTDFEALVRRVHELKLESFESEKNRESAMQTMEEAFRTVINLTEEFNEATNQRMDTRLNNGEDAFDILSVEVSWIDMVNNIRFNINRARIALEEFVQAESMDTADAVEERYLATVKEFDEIITTLDKGGMFQSEVVQPLNVPELRELMTRLDDTHDEIFQTGASGVMKAHRNYIDVMNRVEVNDNETKEGGRELGDRITTVEMAARENMNTMKEQSRIALYASIGIALVLALVIGVFLSKIITKPLNVAVQASRKLADGDLSSDIDSPGSDETGRMLGAMSEMILRLREVVFNINGVIDNVASGSEQLSGSAESLSQGATEQAASIEELSASIVQVTSSIARNADSSQETANIANGVAGKASDSGKAVTEAVGAMKEIADRITIIEEIARQTNLLALNAAIEAARAGEHGKGFAVVAAEVRKLAERSGTAAAEISELSTSTVTVADRAVTMLDELVPEMRPLRIPFSRPCLALRTQFDVLTAPQLGLIPGLFLPFLAEMPDFGRTSPFRLAPVEQLFSN
- a CDS encoding geranylgeranyl reductase family protein; the protein is MLSEHDVIIVGCGPAGTAAAVTLARRGLDVVMVDRACFPRKKLCGGLLTWKAVKLLEVAFQESATSLTEQGIINYASDLYAIKSFDTVLAEGELPYPFHFVDRSAFDAHLLKLAEQAGAKSILGTAVTACDPEAGEVVLSNGDTLRGKHVIGADGANSTLRASHPRHDRKRFREGMAPAIEVALPKDAFPREVSFPELYVGFLDAGYGWVFPNKDRVIVGICGLRRNKENFSVLFEDYLAKLGVDRSLVGTLHGHPLPYGNYISDPVHKRLMLAGDAGGFVEPLFGEGIFFALCTGLFAGESILEAEAKRISPGPLYSRRLHREIVPELKASDRLRWALFLSMRYTGTAALGCFVRTGASPLAEMVHGMRSYSLLRRKEWDFLPQPSG
- a CDS encoding 6-hydroxymethylpterin diphosphokinase MptE-like protein — its product is MDNSKLSTLVELGLLCRGDSIPASTDGATTTDSHDYRTHHQLLRYQNHNFQYPFADRTLPAYELLPESMTMEEAMGRTRCICLLGASDTPQLRRSLENPETITLIFEPDEVVLAKFLETVPPALLAAHSGFIFSGDPFTLSPSLQDSLPANMFKQGPPAVFQTKRIATHYDQWATSLTEYLEILHFRHAVHPICGQKYLFSRPLRTIKRGLTYDQQLHLYENIPDYLTSPDISALENVFDGQTAILVAAGPELPDAFDYIRANRSRAVVICVNNALKPLAEAGIRPHFTVINDTSLDSGNVFQHVPPLPGTILVGHCLSDLGRGLFGKKFIMDDHKPDTFGERPTLDNHGSVISTAFSLARHMGCTCCVIVGAQLASRDPWRLAYAKGTTNHTDSICNRPLIHKSPQLYPVSTPHGHTLYTTLNFRDAALWLTEEIRLSGIECINTSKKSILYGRGITYDPKPAINGEPVNQVIASLFQSEPPRIDRTTVDDYVKKGIAHWAGLNHFAKELLQDETVGLALKGAAIREKLDANNTTFLLERSRIFRNDHFHAMAFSDDPLQQAAGYRYYFEQLQRMCTNFLEALARSEQTIRHMERT
- a CDS encoding elongator complex protein 3; this translates as MHDTVTFHHPEPKPATTRIWPVFLPFAGCPYRCVFCAQDKQTGQMETELGAMLESMNRELAEAAEQGKGPYELAFYGGTFTALPAPWAMRFLEAATHFRNIGLITRVRCSTRPDCIDEKTIHTLRKAGLDMIELGVQSFDDAVLQASGRGYSGETARKGCELVKAGNMALGIQLLPGLPGDREGVFQEDAHIAATLKPEIARVYPCQVIDGTPLATMWRRGDFTPWELERTKEELAEALLTFWGHHVRVIRLGLPPEPALSEHVLAGPQHPALGQSARALALQSIIRSQLDCLGGAPGYMEVPRRYQGELFGNAGELKASYAAMGITRQSIRYVETERFLLRKEH
- a CDS encoding IS5 family transposase, with the protein product MLLFLHPKEEGMAIRQKGPRLGDYFLGHRRTKTTFLDEINELIDWQPINAFLCKKIRRKANAVGNPAYPPLAMFKILLLQRWYNLSDPGVEQALLDRLSFVRFTGFSIEDDVPDETTICRFRNGLIRLKVLDSLLDMLNRQLEGQGLLVREGAVVDASVVESQRRPRKVIDVMPEDRSEDAEEQDGPVDCRVSYSDDEEAAWLRKRNRAYYGYKLHAATDSRDGFLLCGHITPANHSDTGEFERLVNGVGLDPGARVYADKGYCSGKNRDILFDRDLEDGTMDKTPRGGRLTDFEKTRNRDISSIRQIVERAFGTLKRGYAFFRSRYVGREKVEGEFHILAMAFNLKKAVRLARA